A genome region from Hymenobacter tibetensis includes the following:
- a CDS encoding SDR family oxidoreductase, translated as MKDKVVLITGGTSGIGRACALAFGQAGARIVVTGRDEARLQETARALADLGIVHHTVRADVGVEADSERAVAETIQAFGQLDVLLNNAGISMRARFQDVDLDVIRRLMQTNFFGTVYTTKFALPHLLASKGSVVGISSVAGYRGLPGRTGYSASKFAMHGFLEALRTELLPQGVHVLLACPGFTASNIRQVALAADGSAQGESPRDEQKMMTSEEVAQHILNAVRHRRRDLVLTSQGKLTVFLNKWLPSLTDKLVLNHFRKEEKGVL; from the coding sequence ATGAAAGACAAAGTAGTTCTCATTACCGGTGGTACATCCGGCATTGGCCGCGCTTGCGCCCTAGCCTTCGGCCAAGCCGGCGCCCGCATCGTTGTAACGGGCCGCGACGAAGCCCGCCTTCAGGAGACAGCCCGCGCGCTAGCCGACTTGGGCATTGTACACCATACTGTTCGGGCCGATGTAGGGGTAGAGGCCGATTCCGAGCGTGCCGTAGCCGAAACTATTCAGGCTTTCGGCCAACTGGATGTCCTGCTCAACAACGCGGGCATCAGTATGCGCGCCCGGTTTCAGGATGTGGACCTTGATGTTATCCGGCGCCTGATGCAAACCAATTTTTTCGGGACCGTGTACACCACCAAGTTCGCGCTACCTCACCTCCTGGCCAGTAAAGGGTCGGTGGTAGGAATAAGCAGCGTTGCCGGCTACCGCGGGCTGCCAGGGCGAACCGGGTATTCCGCTTCCAAGTTTGCTATGCATGGTTTTTTGGAAGCGCTGCGTACGGAATTGCTCCCGCAGGGCGTACACGTGCTGTTGGCCTGCCCCGGCTTTACGGCCTCCAATATCCGCCAAGTGGCCCTCGCCGCCGACGGCTCTGCGCAGGGAGAGTCGCCCCGTGATGAGCAGAAGATGATGACCAGCGAGGAAGTAGCGCAGCATATCCTCAATGCCGTCCGCCACCGCCGCCGCGACTTAGTGCTCACCAGCCAAGGGAAGCTCACCGTTTTTCTCAATAAGTGGCTTCCTAGCCTAACAGATAAGCTGGTCCTCAATCACTTCCGTAAGGAAGAGAAGGGCGTGCTGTAA
- a CDS encoding GEVED domain-containing protein: MGILNVTLGSINNTTLGVQDGFRDYACTIGTTLTVGQSYPISVRTNTGVEERVRVWLDVNNDGTLNPTSELIFSSTALQFHSGTISLPTGTTLNTRLRLRVASDWVNSPVPAPCSTPLYSQTEDYAITAVGNTAAPVAEFVADQTVTCSGCVQFTDQTQNAPTSWLWTFGDNTTSTQQNPNHCYTTPGTYTVTLTATNATGSNVRTRTSYIVYNNLVPVAATCTPTTVAYCCDYGITSFTLGSLTKTSLNGQAGYENFTCTNRVQLVEGTAVPISLVTGGTSPHDTRVWLDLNNDGAFTGNELLYTALNSDNPSGTLIIPGAAVKNTPLRLRVLADFVGGVSGPCSNPQLGQVEDYTVTVLPNTTPPTANFTSNYVLGDCQNPVQFTDQSTNAPTSWLWTFGDNTTSTQQNPSHIYSTSGVFNVTLTATNAFGSNVVTRNSYVVFMQPCVSYCTATGTTPNIWLTNVAVRRGATTDLNNSSAASASGYGNYTSQVVNLYQGQSTTLNLTVNTGFQQHILWAWVDWNRNGTYEASEQVANGSTTAALFSTPITVPTTAASRGFTRMRVMVRLNTSPVPTACQINQNNSETEDYSVLVNATLNTNEARALPALAVFPNPTADGHLTLRLPDPAAAGTYTVRVDNVVGAQVLETSVRLSPSQEAELNLSGLPRGLYLVRLQNAEGKMATRRIQVGL, from the coding sequence ATGGGTATTCTGAACGTAACGCTTGGCTCGATTAATAACACAACGCTCGGCGTGCAGGACGGCTTCCGGGACTACGCCTGCACTATTGGCACCACCCTCACGGTAGGCCAGAGCTACCCCATTAGCGTGCGTACCAACACCGGCGTGGAAGAAAGGGTACGCGTGTGGCTGGATGTCAACAACGACGGCACGCTGAACCCTACTTCCGAGCTGATTTTCTCTTCTACCGCCTTGCAGTTTCACAGCGGTACTATCTCGCTGCCAACGGGTACAACCCTAAACACACGCTTGCGCCTTCGCGTGGCCTCCGACTGGGTGAACTCGCCAGTGCCGGCACCCTGCTCCACTCCCCTGTACTCTCAAACCGAAGACTACGCCATAACGGCGGTAGGCAACACGGCCGCGCCAGTAGCAGAGTTTGTAGCTGACCAAACGGTAACTTGCTCGGGCTGCGTGCAGTTCACCGACCAAACGCAAAATGCCCCAACCAGCTGGCTCTGGACCTTCGGCGACAATACCACCAGCACCCAGCAGAATCCCAACCACTGCTACACTACGCCCGGAACGTACACCGTGACGCTCACGGCTACCAACGCCACTGGCTCCAACGTACGCACCCGCACAAGCTATATCGTATACAACAATCTGGTGCCCGTAGCCGCTACGTGCACCCCTACCACGGTAGCCTACTGCTGCGACTATGGTATTACCAGCTTTACCCTCGGTTCTCTCACGAAAACATCGTTGAACGGCCAGGCCGGCTACGAGAATTTCACGTGTACCAACCGCGTCCAACTCGTTGAAGGCACGGCCGTTCCGATCAGCCTTGTTACTGGTGGCACCTCCCCACACGATACTCGGGTGTGGCTGGACCTGAACAACGATGGCGCGTTCACCGGCAATGAACTGCTTTACACCGCGCTAAACAGTGACAACCCCTCCGGCACGCTTATCATACCGGGGGCGGCCGTGAAGAACACCCCCCTGCGGTTGCGGGTGCTAGCCGACTTTGTAGGCGGCGTGAGTGGCCCCTGCTCGAATCCGCAGCTGGGCCAAGTGGAAGACTACACCGTCACGGTACTGCCAAACACCACCCCTCCCACAGCGAATTTCACCTCGAACTACGTACTAGGCGACTGCCAGAACCCCGTGCAGTTCACCGACCAAAGCACGAATGCCCCAACCAGTTGGCTCTGGACCTTCGGCGACAATACCACCAGCACCCAGCAGAACCCTTCGCACATCTACTCAACGTCGGGGGTGTTCAACGTGACGCTAACGGCCACCAATGCTTTCGGCAGCAACGTGGTGACGCGCAACAGCTACGTGGTTTTCATGCAGCCCTGCGTATCGTATTGCACGGCTACCGGCACTACGCCCAACATCTGGCTGACCAACGTGGCCGTACGGCGCGGCGCCACCACCGACCTCAACAACTCCTCAGCGGCCTCAGCTAGTGGCTATGGCAACTACACAAGCCAAGTGGTGAACCTGTACCAGGGTCAAAGCACCACGCTCAACCTGACCGTAAACACCGGCTTCCAACAGCACATCTTGTGGGCCTGGGTTGATTGGAACCGCAATGGCACCTACGAAGCGTCGGAACAAGTGGCAAATGGCTCAACTACGGCCGCTCTGTTCAGCACTCCAATCACCGTACCTACCACAGCGGCTAGCCGAGGCTTTACGCGGATGCGCGTGATGGTGCGCCTCAATACGTCGCCAGTGCCTACTGCCTGCCAGATCAACCAAAACAACTCGGAAACCGAGGATTACTCGGTACTGGTGAATGCGACACTTAACACAAACGAAGCCCGAGCCTTGCCGGCCCTCGCCGTTTTCCCCAATCCCACCGCCGACGGCCACCTAACCCTTCGTCTCCCCGACCCTGCGGCCGCAGGCACCTATACCGTGCGCGTTGATAACGTGGTGGGCGCACAAGTGCTCGAGACTTCGGTGCGGTTGAGTCCGAGTCAGGAAGCCGAGCTGAACCTCTCGGGTCTGCCCCGCGGGCTGTACTTGGTACGCCTGCAAAATGCCGAGGGCAAAATGGCTACGCGCCGCATTCAGGTAGGATTGTAG
- the thiL gene encoding thiamine-phosphate kinase, with protein MSDVTPLDTVGEFGLIRRIQQTITLRQPSTKLGIGDDAAILTPLAGHDMVISTDMLVEGVHFDLTFCPLKHLGYKAVAVNVSDMAAMNAIPTQIVVALSIGARFSVEAVEELYEGMRLACEAYDVDLVGGDTTGSRGGLTISITALGQVAAGKAVRRGGAGPNDLLCVTGDLGGAYLGLQVLEREKQAWQADPETQPELGKYPYVLQRQLRPEARMDVIHELREIGVVPTSMIDISDGLASEVLHLCQASGTGARVFSENLPIANPTLEVAEEFNLDPIMCMLNGGEDYELLFTVPLAAHQLIKNHPDITIIGHMVEKSEGTNLITKSGQPVPLRAQGFNHF; from the coding sequence ATGAGCGACGTCACGCCTCTTGATACCGTAGGAGAATTCGGCCTTATCCGCCGCATTCAGCAGACCATCACGCTACGCCAGCCTAGTACCAAGCTCGGTATTGGCGACGATGCTGCCATCCTGACGCCGCTAGCCGGCCACGATATGGTAATTAGCACCGACATGCTGGTGGAGGGAGTACACTTCGACCTGACCTTCTGCCCGCTTAAGCACCTAGGCTACAAAGCCGTTGCCGTCAACGTGTCGGATATGGCCGCCATGAACGCCATTCCCACCCAGATTGTGGTGGCGCTGAGCATTGGCGCCCGCTTTTCAGTGGAAGCCGTGGAAGAACTGTACGAAGGGATGCGCCTGGCCTGCGAGGCCTACGACGTAGACCTAGTAGGCGGCGACACCACCGGCAGCCGCGGCGGCCTCACCATCAGCATCACGGCCCTGGGACAGGTGGCAGCCGGCAAAGCAGTGCGCCGCGGTGGTGCCGGCCCCAACGATTTGCTATGCGTAACCGGCGACCTAGGTGGCGCCTACCTTGGCCTACAAGTATTAGAACGCGAGAAGCAAGCATGGCAAGCCGACCCCGAAACCCAGCCGGAACTCGGCAAGTATCCTTACGTGCTTCAGCGCCAACTGCGCCCGGAAGCCCGCATGGACGTTATCCATGAACTGCGCGAGATAGGCGTAGTTCCTACCAGCATGATTGATATTTCCGACGGATTGGCCTCAGAAGTGCTGCACCTCTGCCAAGCCAGCGGCACAGGCGCCCGCGTTTTCTCGGAAAACCTGCCCATTGCCAACCCCACCCTGGAAGTAGCCGAAGAGTTCAACCTCGACCCCATCATGTGCATGCTCAACGGCGGGGAAGACTACGAATTACTCTTCACTGTTCCGCTTGCTGCCCATCAGCTCATCAAAAACCACCCCGATATTACCATCATCGGCCACATGGTAGAGAAGAGCGAAGGCACTAACCTCATCACCAAATCCGGCCAGCCGGTTCCGTTACGGGCACAAGGCTTCAACCACTTTTAA
- a CDS encoding M3 family oligoendopeptidase, with translation MTTTSAEFAVASATDTQRPPRHYLPEDFHVTNWAALEPFFVELRDRTITSGAELERWLLDRSELEAALSEDLAWRYIRMTCDTQDEQRATAFQFFVSEIEPNVAPHDHALNEKMMSSDFLPELDPRKYRVFLRSVRQALEIYRVENIPLKTEISTKQQQYAAIAGAMTVTLDGEEMTLPRAADRLKSPDRALREEAYRSIQARRLRDAKPLDTLFTELVTLRHRVALNAGFSNFRDYMFAALGRFDYTPQDCFAFHKAIRETVVPLIDDLDLERRQNLGLPELRPWDLDVDVSGKSPLRPFDTGEELLEKTITVFQNLDPYLGDCLRTMRHMGQLDLESRKGKAPGGYNYPLDETGVPFIFMNATSSLRDVVTMLHEGGHAVHSFLTRNLPLGADKHPPSEVAELASMSMELMSMDHWGVFFTDPEDLRRAKKTHLESVLETFPWVATIDKFQHWIYENPQHTEDERHQCWTAIFDEFNQRTVSWKGLEGFKPYLWQKQLHLYEVPFYYIEYAMAQLGAIAVWRNYRQNPQQGLEAYKRALALGYTAPIGEIYAAAGIRFDFSTDYLRTLADFVREEMAKL, from the coding sequence ATGACTACTACTTCCGCTGAATTTGCTGTTGCCTCGGCCACCGATACCCAACGTCCGCCGCGGCATTACTTGCCCGAGGACTTCCACGTAACCAACTGGGCTGCTCTTGAACCCTTCTTTGTGGAGTTGCGCGACCGGACCATTACGTCCGGTGCAGAACTGGAACGCTGGCTGCTCGACCGCTCAGAGCTGGAAGCGGCCCTAAGTGAAGACTTGGCGTGGCGCTATATTCGCATGACCTGCGACACCCAGGACGAGCAACGCGCCACTGCTTTCCAATTTTTTGTGAGCGAGATTGAGCCCAACGTGGCTCCTCACGACCACGCCCTGAACGAGAAGATGATGAGTTCGGATTTTCTGCCCGAACTCGACCCGCGCAAATACCGCGTGTTTTTGCGCTCGGTGCGTCAGGCCTTGGAAATCTATCGAGTGGAAAATATTCCGCTGAAAACGGAAATAAGCACCAAGCAGCAGCAGTACGCCGCCATTGCGGGGGCCATGACGGTAACGCTCGACGGCGAGGAAATGACGCTGCCTCGCGCGGCCGACCGCCTCAAAAGCCCCGACCGCGCCCTGCGCGAGGAAGCCTACCGCTCTATTCAGGCCCGCCGCCTGCGCGATGCCAAGCCACTGGACACACTGTTCACTGAACTCGTGACTCTGCGCCACCGGGTAGCGCTGAATGCGGGCTTCAGCAACTTCCGCGACTACATGTTTGCCGCGTTGGGCCGCTTTGATTACACACCCCAAGACTGCTTTGCTTTCCATAAAGCTATCCGCGAAACCGTAGTGCCGCTGATTGATGACTTGGACTTGGAGCGTCGGCAAAACCTAGGGCTGCCGGAACTGCGCCCCTGGGACCTAGACGTGGACGTGTCGGGTAAGTCGCCGCTGCGGCCCTTCGATACCGGAGAGGAGCTACTGGAAAAGACTATCACCGTCTTCCAGAACCTTGACCCGTACCTCGGCGACTGTTTGCGCACCATGCGCCATATGGGCCAGCTGGATTTGGAGTCGCGCAAGGGTAAAGCGCCGGGCGGCTACAATTATCCGCTGGACGAAACGGGGGTGCCGTTCATTTTCATGAATGCTACCAGCTCCTTGCGCGACGTGGTAACTATGCTGCACGAAGGTGGCCACGCCGTCCATTCCTTCCTGACCCGTAACCTGCCCTTGGGCGCCGACAAGCACCCACCGTCCGAGGTGGCAGAGTTGGCCTCTATGAGCATGGAACTGATGAGCATGGACCATTGGGGCGTGTTCTTCACCGACCCCGAAGACTTGCGCCGCGCCAAAAAGACCCACTTGGAAAGTGTACTCGAAACCTTTCCGTGGGTGGCTACCATCGACAAATTTCAGCACTGGATCTACGAAAACCCGCAGCACACCGAAGACGAACGTCACCAGTGCTGGACGGCCATTTTTGATGAGTTCAACCAGCGCACCGTGAGTTGGAAAGGGCTGGAAGGCTTCAAGCCGTACTTGTGGCAAAAGCAGCTGCACCTCTACGAAGTGCCGTTCTACTACATCGAGTACGCTATGGCCCAGTTGGGGGCTATTGCCGTGTGGCGCAACTACCGGCAAAACCCGCAGCAAGGTCTTGAAGCCTATAAGCGGGCATTGGCTTTGGGCTACACTGCTCCTATTGGCGAGATATACGCGGCCGCAGGCATCCGCTTCGACTTCAGCACCGACTACCTGCGTACTCTCGCTGATTTCGTGCGCGAGGAAATGGCGAAGCTGTAA
- a CDS encoding T9SS type B sorting domain-containing protein, translating to MRQTVLRALLLLLLLTGLRPGSVVASHLLGGEMTYQYLDANGPTGNQFRYRITVFIYLNSECAVPGIPSQTVSSVPDGRCNIFLNLYNKTTGQRIVSSEGSNSFSCAQMVCGGPPQSDVQPAGTFRLPRMSNPSITPPLPGGCSIPPGSIPSVRLARYEAIVNLPVSLIGYYAVYTDGTRNFNIDNLSNPSGQNQTMYVDMAPPLLPNSSPTFSDTAVVVICQGDTSILVNNAVDPDGDRLIYSFSTPYNSLQGTTPTFTPPPPSVTYAQGYSASTPFGTGPGNYAFLNASTGISRYATSRVGRFVVAVEVKEYRTINGNEVLIGSTRREIQLVSRTCQPNNSPQFTPATVATRTFTIQEGQSLSFNLAATDPDGNPLRIRANSVLLDGTGPFNATFGGSQGTVLPGAPTGSATVQGANGSVNGQFVFNSQCGNARNTPYDVVVTATDATCGAKTVAEVFQIIVTKAAGPTGITGEGVICDRTTPRPYAATGPTANSYLWTVQGGVIQGPNTGSTVQVLWNGTGAGRITVRGISTQNCPTDSVSRTIDVRPASALTVTPTAASICQGASATLRASGGTTYTWTSSTGQTFTGSTIIVTPSATVTYTVTSTDGTCTSSQSVTVTVNPQAVADAGANATVCSGEATTLGTAALPGYTYQWSPATGLSNATAAQPSVTVSTGTMPQTLTYIVTATTAQSCVAYDTVRITVNPRPSLDSIQGSASVCPTVQGVAYSIRNAQAGDYQWIVTGGTLATGQGTAAITVNWGAASTTASVKAFRLNSFGCSSDTITFPVRVNPELFTQRPTGPLSVCLADGPFTYQTPLTAGSTYGWQIVGGTQVSTNQNTVQVTFTRAGIAKLVVTESSNPSGGRCLGQSDTLYVTVRPSPAANLAISGPSRVCAAPQSSVNFTLPGSAGSTYAWTVNGVPQASVTNTLLISTSVPSTYTITARESNASLCSGPVYTKILTVVPTLAITGPASYCPEARTGLRYTIANGTTGGVYQWAVTGGTIVSGQNSATIVVDFAAGTTPATIQANETSSTGCTAVFTVRPDNASINLTLASVDPQSDTRIALALNVPSNTGNSNSVSVTRRVLGSTGAFTAVGTAANTATTFTDTGVDADAAAYEYQVNLTNACGTVLSSTQHTTIRLQATATEGQAGRDQGKVQLTWNAYQGRPVGSYSIYRQVNGGATEELLQTVPATGAPTYSLLLPVGAAGFNQCFRIRTVDATQSTAPVSLSNLACVEFANDLVFYNIVTPNGDGLNDQFIIKNVELYSGNTFTVFNRWGKEVYKTSNYNNTFDGVNSPAGVYYYQLQLAGGRLYKGWFEVVK from the coding sequence ATGCGCCAAACTGTACTCCGCGCCTTACTCCTGCTACTCTTACTAACGGGGCTACGCCCAGGTTCGGTGGTGGCTTCTCACTTATTGGGAGGCGAGATGACGTATCAATATCTCGACGCCAACGGCCCGACTGGCAACCAGTTTCGCTACCGCATTACGGTATTTATCTACTTGAATTCGGAATGCGCCGTGCCTGGCATACCGTCCCAAACGGTTTCGAGTGTGCCTGACGGGCGCTGCAATATCTTTCTGAACTTATACAACAAGACCACGGGTCAGCGTATCGTTAGCTCGGAGGGATCCAACAGCTTCTCGTGCGCGCAGATGGTTTGTGGGGGGCCGCCGCAGTCTGATGTGCAACCAGCCGGCACGTTTCGTCTGCCGCGCATGTCCAACCCCAGCATTACGCCTCCGCTGCCGGGCGGCTGTAGTATTCCGCCCGGCTCGATACCGTCGGTACGCTTGGCCCGCTATGAGGCCATTGTGAACCTGCCCGTGTCTTTGATTGGCTATTACGCTGTGTATACGGATGGCACGCGCAATTTCAACATCGACAACTTAAGCAACCCAAGCGGCCAGAACCAGACCATGTACGTGGATATGGCGCCACCGCTACTGCCCAACTCGTCGCCTACCTTCTCGGATACGGCCGTGGTGGTTATCTGCCAGGGCGATACCAGCATCCTAGTCAACAACGCAGTAGACCCTGACGGCGACCGACTAATCTATTCGTTTAGCACTCCCTACAACAGCCTCCAAGGAACCACCCCGACCTTTACTCCACCGCCGCCAAGCGTCACGTATGCGCAGGGCTATTCTGCTTCCACCCCCTTCGGGACGGGCCCCGGCAACTATGCGTTCCTGAATGCCAGCACTGGCATCAGTCGCTATGCCACGTCCAGGGTAGGGCGCTTTGTGGTGGCAGTGGAAGTGAAAGAGTACCGAACCATCAATGGCAACGAGGTGCTTATTGGCTCTACCCGCCGCGAGATTCAGCTGGTTTCGCGCACCTGTCAACCCAACAACTCGCCGCAGTTTACGCCCGCCACCGTAGCGACGCGTACGTTCACTATTCAGGAAGGCCAATCCCTTAGCTTCAACCTAGCGGCCACCGACCCCGATGGCAATCCGCTTCGTATACGGGCCAATAGTGTGCTGCTCGACGGGACGGGGCCCTTCAATGCCACCTTTGGCGGCAGCCAAGGCACGGTGTTGCCGGGTGCTCCTACGGGTAGTGCCACCGTGCAAGGCGCCAACGGCAGTGTCAACGGCCAGTTTGTGTTCAATAGCCAGTGCGGCAACGCCCGCAACACGCCATACGATGTGGTAGTCACGGCTACTGACGCAACCTGCGGCGCCAAAACAGTGGCCGAAGTGTTTCAGATTATAGTGACGAAAGCGGCTGGCCCGACTGGCATCACTGGCGAAGGCGTTATCTGTGACCGAACCACCCCGCGACCTTATGCAGCGACAGGTCCTACGGCTAACTCCTACCTCTGGACTGTGCAAGGCGGCGTCATTCAAGGCCCTAACACGGGCAGCACGGTGCAAGTGCTCTGGAACGGCACCGGCGCAGGCCGCATAACGGTGCGCGGTATCTCGACGCAGAACTGCCCCACCGACTCGGTGTCGCGCACGATAGATGTACGGCCTGCTAGCGCCCTGACTGTAACGCCGACTGCTGCCTCCATCTGCCAGGGCGCTTCGGCCACGCTTCGGGCCTCGGGCGGCACCACCTACACCTGGACTAGCAGCACGGGGCAAACATTCACGGGGTCTACCATCATCGTCACGCCTTCTGCCACTGTCACGTATACGGTTACCTCTACAGATGGCACCTGCACCTCTTCGCAGTCAGTGACCGTGACGGTGAACCCGCAAGCCGTAGCCGACGCCGGAGCCAATGCCACAGTTTGCTCGGGAGAAGCCACCACCTTGGGTACTGCGGCCCTTCCGGGGTACACCTACCAGTGGAGCCCTGCCACTGGGCTGAGCAACGCCACGGCCGCCCAGCCTTCCGTCACAGTTTCTACGGGCACTATGCCGCAGACGTTGACCTACATCGTAACGGCTACCACGGCCCAAAGCTGCGTAGCCTACGACACGGTACGCATCACTGTAAACCCACGCCCTTCGCTCGATAGTATTCAAGGTTCTGCTTCGGTGTGCCCTACGGTGCAGGGCGTGGCCTACTCCATTCGTAATGCGCAGGCAGGCGACTATCAGTGGATTGTGACGGGTGGCACGCTGGCAACTGGCCAAGGCACGGCGGCCATTACCGTGAACTGGGGTGCGGCTTCTACTACGGCCAGCGTCAAGGCCTTCCGGTTAAATAGCTTTGGCTGCTCTTCTGACACCATTACGTTCCCAGTCCGCGTCAACCCGGAACTCTTCACCCAACGGCCAACGGGCCCGTTGAGCGTGTGCTTGGCCGATGGCCCGTTCACGTACCAAACACCACTCACCGCCGGTTCCACCTACGGTTGGCAGATAGTAGGCGGCACGCAGGTAAGCACCAACCAGAACACGGTGCAGGTGACTTTCACGCGTGCTGGCATTGCCAAGCTCGTGGTAACGGAATCCAGCAACCCGAGTGGTGGACGCTGCCTGGGTCAGAGCGATACGCTGTATGTAACCGTGCGGCCTTCCCCAGCAGCCAACTTGGCTATCAGCGGCCCTAGCCGCGTTTGTGCTGCTCCACAGTCTAGCGTCAACTTCACGTTGCCAGGCAGTGCAGGCTCTACCTATGCCTGGACGGTAAATGGAGTACCCCAAGCAAGCGTCACAAACACCCTACTCATTTCGACATCTGTACCGAGCACTTACACTATCACGGCGCGTGAAAGCAATGCCAGCCTTTGCTCGGGCCCGGTTTACACAAAAATCCTTACGGTAGTGCCCACATTGGCTATTACCGGCCCAGCTAGCTACTGCCCCGAAGCCCGAACCGGCCTCCGCTACACCATCGCCAACGGAACAACAGGCGGGGTATACCAATGGGCTGTAACAGGTGGAACCATTGTTAGTGGCCAGAACTCGGCTACGATAGTGGTTGATTTCGCGGCGGGTACTACGCCCGCTACCATCCAAGCAAACGAAACCAGCAGCACCGGATGTACCGCTGTGTTCACCGTGCGGCCCGACAATGCTAGTATTAACCTGACGCTAGCTTCCGTTGATCCACAGAGCGATACGCGAATTGCTCTTGCCCTCAACGTTCCCAGCAACACCGGCAACAGCAACAGTGTGAGTGTCACGCGCCGGGTGTTGGGCAGTACGGGGGCTTTCACCGCGGTTGGCACGGCGGCCAACACGGCCACCACCTTCACCGATACAGGAGTTGATGCCGACGCTGCTGCTTACGAGTACCAAGTGAACCTGACCAACGCCTGTGGCACCGTCCTGAGCAGCACGCAGCATACCACTATTCGCCTGCAAGCCACCGCCACCGAGGGCCAAGCCGGCCGCGACCAAGGCAAGGTGCAGCTCACCTGGAATGCGTACCAAGGCCGGCCGGTGGGCAGCTACAGCATCTACCGCCAGGTGAACGGCGGCGCCACCGAGGAACTGTTGCAAACCGTGCCCGCTACCGGAGCTCCTACCTATAGCCTACTGTTGCCGGTGGGTGCCGCTGGGTTCAATCAGTGCTTCCGCATCCGCACCGTTGATGCCACACAGTCTACCGCGCCTGTCTCGCTCTCGAACCTGGCATGCGTGGAGTTTGCCAACGATTTAGTGTTCTATAACATCGTGACGCCAAACGGGGATGGCCTAAACGACCAGTTCATCATCAAGAACGTGGAGCTGTATAGCGGCAACACCTTCACCGTCTTCAACCGGTGGGGCAAGGAAGTGTACAAGACCAGCAACTACAACAACACGTTTGACGGCGTCAACTCCCCTGCCGGCGTGTACTATTACCAACTCCAATTAGCCGGTGGACGATTGTACAAGGGCTGGTTCGAGGTGGTAAAGTAG
- the rlmD gene encoding 23S rRNA (uracil(1939)-C(5))-methyltransferase RlmD, giving the protein MNKAAKNIPPQDLREVEIQDMVAEGKCLVRVNNLVIFVTHVAPGDVVDLRISKSRKNYLEAVPTRFHKYSELRVQPFCEHFGTCGGCKWQHLGYETQLQFKHQQVTDTLQRIGKVALPEIQPILPSPDQTYYRNKLEYTFSHNGWLTNEQISSGENYERRVLGFHTPARFDKILDVNHCWLQPDPSNQIRLAIRDYAREHDLPFNNLVTQQGFLRNLIIRTANSGDLMVILQCYYAHDALMPLLDYIHERFPQITSLNYVLNNKGNETFHDLEVVCYKGEPYIHEEMEGLRFRVGPKSFYQTNSEGAYNLYKVARDFAQLTGDELVYDLYTGAGTIANFVARQARHVIGVEYVEQAVADAHVNSEINGTTNTEFFAGDMKDVLSADFIAKHGRPDVVITDPPRAGMHEDVVRRLLEMRAPRIVYVSCNPGTQARDLELLDEAYKVTRVQPVDMFPHTHHVENVVALELR; this is encoded by the coding sequence GTGAATAAAGCCGCTAAAAACATCCCGCCGCAAGACTTGCGCGAAGTTGAAATTCAGGACATGGTAGCCGAGGGCAAATGCCTGGTGCGCGTCAACAACCTTGTCATTTTCGTGACCCACGTAGCGCCCGGCGACGTCGTGGATTTGCGCATCAGCAAGTCGCGGAAGAACTACCTGGAAGCCGTACCAACCCGTTTCCATAAGTACTCGGAGTTGCGCGTGCAGCCGTTTTGCGAGCATTTCGGCACCTGTGGAGGCTGCAAGTGGCAGCATCTAGGCTACGAAACGCAGTTGCAGTTCAAGCACCAGCAGGTGACGGACACGCTCCAGCGCATCGGCAAAGTGGCGCTGCCCGAGATTCAGCCCATCCTTCCCTCGCCCGACCAGACATACTACCGCAACAAGCTGGAATACACGTTCAGCCACAACGGCTGGCTTACCAACGAGCAAATCAGCTCCGGCGAAAACTACGAGCGGCGCGTGCTGGGCTTCCATACCCCTGCCCGCTTCGACAAGATCTTGGACGTCAACCATTGCTGGCTCCAACCCGACCCGAGCAACCAGATTCGGCTGGCCATCCGTGACTACGCCCGCGAGCATGACCTGCCCTTCAACAACCTCGTGACGCAGCAAGGCTTCCTGCGCAACCTCATCATCCGGACGGCCAATTCCGGCGACCTAATGGTGATTTTGCAGTGCTATTACGCCCACGATGCCCTGATGCCGCTGCTCGATTATATCCACGAGCGGTTCCCGCAAATCACCTCCCTCAACTACGTCCTCAACAACAAAGGCAACGAAACTTTCCACGACCTGGAGGTGGTCTGCTACAAAGGCGAACCCTACATTCACGAGGAGATGGAAGGTCTGCGTTTCCGCGTTGGCCCGAAGTCGTTCTACCAAACCAATTCTGAAGGCGCGTACAACCTCTACAAAGTAGCCCGCGACTTCGCCCAGCTTACCGGCGACGAACTGGTGTATGACCTCTATACCGGCGCGGGCACCATCGCCAATTTCGTAGCTCGCCAGGCCCGGCACGTTATCGGGGTTGAATACGTGGAGCAAGCCGTAGCCGATGCGCACGTCAACTCGGAAATCAACGGCACCACCAACACCGAGTTTTTCGCCGGCGACATGAAAGACGTGCTCAGCGCCGACTTCATTGCCAAGCACGGCCGCCCTGATGTGGTCATCACCGACCCACCCCGCGCCGGCATGCACGAAGATGTAGTACGCCGCCTACTGGAAATGCGCGCCCCCCGCATCGTATACGTCAGCTGCAACCCCGGCACTCAAGCCCGCGACCTAGAGCTACTCGACGAAGCGTACAAAGTAACCCGCGTGCAGCCAGTGGATATGTTCCCCCACACTCATCACGTGGAGAATGTGGTGGCGCTGGAATTGCGGTAA